The Oceanispirochaeta sp. M1 genome has a segment encoding these proteins:
- a CDS encoding flavin reductase family protein produces the protein MIFPIPAVLVSCGGKEEDYNLITVSWTGTVCTNPPLCYISLRKERLSHEIISREKEFVINLSTEKMAAATDWCGVKSGREFDKFKECGLTPEKAAVVNAPLIAESPVAIECRVIEIKELGSHDMFLAEVLSVSVDESYLDAESGAFDMQRAGLIASAHGKYCGLKPPLGHFGYSIKKKKKKKKKPLRKSR, from the coding sequence ATGATATTTCCCATACCTGCGGTTCTAGTGAGCTGCGGTGGAAAAGAAGAAGATTACAACCTGATCACCGTCTCGTGGACAGGAACGGTCTGTACCAATCCTCCCCTCTGTTACATATCACTCAGAAAAGAACGGCTCTCCCATGAGATAATCTCCCGGGAAAAAGAATTCGTTATCAACCTCAGCACCGAGAAGATGGCTGCAGCCACAGACTGGTGCGGTGTTAAATCGGGTAGAGAATTTGATAAATTTAAAGAGTGCGGACTGACCCCTGAAAAGGCAGCCGTCGTGAATGCTCCCCTGATTGCAGAATCTCCTGTGGCTATTGAATGTCGGGTCATTGAGATAAAAGAGCTTGGCAGTCATGATATGTTTCTGGCGGAAGTACTCTCGGTCAGTGTTGATGAGAGTTACCTTGATGCAGAAAGCGGAGCTTTTGACATGCAGAGAGCCGGGCTGATTGCCAGTGCCCACGGGAAATACTGTGGCCTTAAACCGCCCCTGGGACACTTCGGTTACTCAATTAAAAAGAAAAAAAAGAAAAAGAAAAAACCCCTCAGAAAAAGCAGATAA